Proteins co-encoded in one Arachis hypogaea cultivar Tifrunner chromosome 13, arahy.Tifrunner.gnm2.J5K5, whole genome shotgun sequence genomic window:
- the LOC112733452 gene encoding mitochondrial inner membrane protein OXA1-like, with product MAYRRYLLRRTNLSNCNFHPSFSYVLHHTIDEPNQRQQEKPVPAAITSLIQARSFGSFLNGTTGFGASSKRRTIFNNTFSGYSLCRYMSTLNDDSDKINFGIDVADVLAETTIDTVASQAGSVVDEVAIAAADSLLPAKMVQYAIDYVHSFTGMNWWAAIVLTTFLVRIATIPFLVNQLKANSRFTVLRLKVDEIKAQMEDKASDPAAVAEGQKQIEKLFKEYGVSPFPSLQGVFIQAPILISFFIAILNMAEKMPSLKHGGAYWFTDLTTPDSLYIFPVLTALSFLVIVEHNIQEGSDGTLVESSTTMRNLSRAASVLVVPFAMELPKAIFCFWLTSNLFSIIYGLVIRVPSVKKSLGIPVIVVDSAPADAPESQR from the exons ATGGCTTATCGACGCTACCTCCTGCGAAGAACCAACCTCTCAAACTGCAACTTCCATCCTTCTTTCAGCTACGTTCTCCACCACACCATCGACGAACCCAACCAACGGCAACAAGAAAAACCGGTTCCAGCGGCAATAACTAGTTTGATCCAAGCGCGGTCCTTCGGGAGCTTCCTCAATGGAACAACGGGGTTCGGTGCTTCTTCTAAACGAAGAACGATTTTCAATAACACGTTTTCTGGATATAGTTTGTGCCGATACATGTCTACGTTGAATGATGATTCCGATAAGATCAATTTCGGGATCGACGTGGCAGATGTGCTCGCCGAAACGACCATTGATACCGTAGCTTCTCAGGCTGGTTCCGTCGTCGACGAAGTTGCTATTGCCGCCGCTGATTCTCTTTTACCGGCGAAGATGGTGCAGTATGCCATCGACTATGTGCATTCCTTCACTGGCATGAACTG GTGGGCGGCCATAGTTTTGACAACCTTCTTGGTTCGAATCGCAACAATTCCATTTTTAGTAAATCAACTTAAGGCTAATTCCAGATTCACT GTATTGAGGCTTAAAGTAGATGAAATAAAGGCACAGATGGAAGACAAG GCATCGGATCCTGCAGCTGTTGCCGAAGGTCAGAAACAAATTGAGAAGCTATTTAAGGA ATATGGTGTGAGTCCATTTCCATCATTGCAGGGGGTCTTTATTCAAGCTCCTATCTTGATCAGTTTCTTCATTGCA ATATTAAACATGGCAGAAAAAATGCCATCACTCAAGCATGGTGGAGCCTACTGGTTTACTGATCTCACAACTCCAGATTCCTTATACATTTTTCCTGTTTTGACTGCATTGTCATTCTTGGTAATAGTAGAG CATAATATTCAAGAAGGCTCTGATGGTACGCTTGTGGAGAGCAGTACTACCATGAGAAATCTCTCTAGGGCTGCTTCTGTTCTTGTAGTCCCTTTCGCCATGGAACTTCCAAAG GCTATATTTTGTTTCTGGCTTACAtcaaatttgttttcaattatttATGGACTTG TTATTAGAGTTCCCAGCGTAAAGAAAAGCTTAGGTATTCCTGTAATAGTCGTTGATTCAGCACCTGCCGATGCTCCAGAATCCCAGCGCTAA